The following coding sequences are from one Dermacentor silvarum isolate Dsil-2018 chromosome 4, BIME_Dsil_1.4, whole genome shotgun sequence window:
- the LOC119450428 gene encoding proteasome inhibitor PI31 subunit, producing the protein MSNTGGSQPESSVDKYFGLELLFKSCKDTLKSKSDALVLLAHYLLVRSGKRCHGIGEQWTQGSKGTELLPDKWNDNQSLYTLRYASIQGSERYVLKVIPSGGFLLVNVLNVRKERTASTNVTMNKFASGEFEELPRAYKNLDDLMSKLNTEVVSVLDTIDSTTQASSSREASRLGSQENNPLHIPSRQPGIEWSPLQEVPRVGQRDLNPFYHGPPGGGMLMDPRQLPRPHHSDPGVGIPGIPRGSIPPGARFDPFGPPRPDAPGTANQRFAGPNPDHLPPPPDYDDMFS; encoded by the exons CACCGGCGGGTCCCAGCCGGAGTCCAGCGTTGACAAGTATTTTGGCCTGGAGCTGCTCTTCAAGTCATGCAAGGACACCCTGAAGTCTAAGAGCGATGCGCTCGTCCTCCTGGCCCATTACCTGCTAGTGAGAAGCGGCAAGCGCTGTCATGGCATCGGAGAGCAG TGGACGCAAGGCTCAAAGGGCACAGAGCTGTTGCCTGACAAGTGGAATGACAACCAGTCCTTGTACACGCTGCGCTATGCCTCTATACAGGGCTCCGAGCGCTACGTGCTCAAAGTGATTCCTTCGGGGGGCTTTTTGCTGGTGAACGTGCTG AATGTCCGCAAGGAGAGGACAGCTTCAACCAATGTCACCATGAACAAGTTTGCAAGCGGCGAGTTTGAAGAGCTGCCCAG GGCATACAAGAACCTGGATGACCTGATGTCCAAGCTGAACACAGAGGTGGTCTCTGTGCTGGATACGATAGACAGTACCACCCAGGCCTCGTCGTCACGCGAGGCCTCACGCTTGGGGTCCCAGGAGAACAATCCCCTGCACATCCCCAGCAGGCAGCCTGGCATCGAGTG GTCCCCGCTGCAGGAGGTTCCACGGGTGGGCCAGCGAGATCTGAACCCCTTCTATCATGGGCCACCTGGCGGTGGCATGCTTATGGACCCCCGACAGCTGCCCCGGCCACACCACTCAGACCCCGGCGTTGGCATCCCTGGCATTCCCAG GGGATCCATCCCACCTGGTGCCAGGTTTGACCCGTTTGGGCCCCCGCGACCAGATGCGCCGGGTACAGCCAACCAGCGGTTTGCTGG CCCAAACCCAGATCACCTCCCGCCGCCGCCAGATTATGACGACATGTTCAGCTGA